From the genome of Miscanthus floridulus cultivar M001 chromosome 10, ASM1932011v1, whole genome shotgun sequence, one region includes:
- the LOC136484974 gene encoding FHA domain-containing protein FHA2-like — protein MGNARRPAADSPAASDRDVGFAKLQGECFEYYMQTYSIVLGRHSCRSSKGPAAPPPEADDGVDVDLGALGGGTNVSRRHARIFYDFPRRRFALEVLGKNGCLVEGVHHVPGSAPVKLDSQDLLQMGDAKFYFLLPSRSVFDAGIPRRAPAVQRAIPPPPSDDDEDEDEQGEAVAVAAAKRRRDGDNGSKSYREADDQLLLQLEEKDAISSAATILSDLCGPQEWISMNKLHEVMFDKYGNMWHHSRVRKYLTSEDFPETETDGRPWHGLALLLRKYPEHFVINIRKGGGLSTEFVSLVSLQS, from the exons ATGGGGAACGCGCGGCGCCCAGCCGCCGACTCGCCGGCGGCGTCGGACCGGGACGTAGGATTCGCGAAGCTGCAGGGCGAGTGCTTCGAGTACTACATGCAGACCTACTCCATCGTCCTTGGTCGCCATAGCTGCCGCAGCAGCAAGGGTCCCGCCGCCCCGCCGCCGGAGGCCGACGACGGCGTCGACGTGGACCTCGGCGCCCTCGGCGGAGGCACGAACGTCTCCCGCCGCCATGCGCGCATCTTCTACGACTTCCCGCGCCGCCGGTTCGCGCTCGAGGTGCTTGGCAAGAACGGCTGCCTCGTCGAGGGCGTGCACCACGTCCCCGGGTCCGCCCCCGTCAAGCTCGACTCCCAGGACCTCCTCCAGATGGGGGACGCCAAGTTCTACTTCCTCCTCCCCTCCCGCTCCGTCTTCGACGCCGGCATCCCGCGCCGTGCCCCCGCCGTCCAGCGCGCGATCCCGCCGCCTCCGTCTGatgacgacgaggatgaggatgaacaGGGAGAGGCCGTGGCAGTGGCAGCGGCAAAGCGTCGGAGGGATGGGGATAACG GATCAAAATCTTACAGGGAAGCAGATGATCAACTTTTGCTTcagttggaagagaaagatgctaTCTCATCTGCTGCTACTATCTTGTCTGATCTCTGTGGACCTCAGGAATGGATTTCTATGAACAAGCTTCATGAAGTG ATGTTTGATAAGTACGGCAATATGTGGCACCACAGCAGGGTGCGAAAATATCTGACATCTGAAGACTTTCCGGAGACTGAAACTGATGGTAGACCATGGCATGGACTTGCATTGCTGCTAAGAAAGTACCCTGAGCATTTTGTGATCAACATTAGGAAAGGTGGGGGTTTGAGCACCGAGTTTGTCTCTTTGGTCTCACTACAATCTTGA